DNA sequence from the Halorussus limi genome:
CGGAACCTCGTCGGTGGTGCGCAGCGAGAGCGACCCCGCGTCGATGAGGTCCGCCGCGTTACTGGCGACGATGAAGTCCTCCATTACGTCTTTCAGCGTGCCCGACTGCGCGAGCATGCGCAGTTCCGGCAGGTCGCCCTCGTACTCGGTGGCGACGTTGATCAGTTCCTCGATGGCGTCCTTCGACGGGTTGACGACGAGCATCGTCTCGGGCGCTTCGTCGATGACCGTCCGAAGGATTTCGGCTATTTCCTGGTCCAGTAAATTCGATTCGGTCTCCATGTACCGACAAACGTTTTACCCCTACTTAATTTTAACGTTAGTAACGGGGGGAAATCACGGATTATCCGAGAACACATAAGGGCAAGTCGGACAATTCTAAACGAATCCCCAGGTCGGTTTTGGGTTCCACGGCTTCGTACAGCCCAAATAACACCTTCGGCCGAAATCGACAGACTGAGACGCGGTTCTCGGTCTCCGTATCAGATTCGGAACGTCGGCCGTTAGGTTTAACGAGGGGTTTCGCGAGTTATTCGCTGTTTACTCACGTATGAAAGATACAAAACAATAAAGTAGTGGTCCACTCTAACAAGAAACAAGCTATGCGAGGTAAGATTCGACAGTGGATCATGGAGAATCCGCGAGCGATGGACGCAGCGTACGCAATGGCGGCAGGGAGTACTTACCTGATTACCATTCAAGATTCGGCTGGTGGGTCGGCCGGCCCCTAAGAACTTCGAATGCGGTCGGAGAGCTCCTCCGACCAAATTAGGTCGCCGTCGTACACGAACGGCGCCTTTGCGCGTCTCAGAAACGAGAGGAGTTCTTCCTGATTCAGCGTGAAGGTTGTCTTCGAGCCCTGAATCTGTGGTTGCTCTTCGCCTTTTACGTACACTTCGTAGATACTACCGATGTTCGGTATCGAAAGGGCCGTGTACTCCACTTCGTAGAGGTCGCCCGACTCTTCGAGCGTGGCGATAATCGGAAATCGATTGTCACACTGTGTAAGCTGGTGCGTTCCGTCGCCGACGACAGCGTAGTCTTTGCCCATCATGATACGCCGACGGGCGAGTTGAATTGCGTGTGCGATGTCGTAGCCGTGCATCAACAGTCGCGAGAACGCCACGCCGACCTTCGCGGCCTGCTTGTTGAGGACTTTCGTGAACGTTACCGCACCCGCGACGCTTCCTTTTTCCACGAGGTCCCTGCCCTCGTAGTAGGAACCACAGGCGTTCAGGAAGAACGTCTGGACGTTGCTCTCCTCGATGGTCGCCACCGAGAGGTTGCCGTTTCGACACCGCAGACCGTCCTCCTCGCAGTGGCCGATGTAGTGGACGAAGTCGTGGGACGACTCGAACACGTCGGCGAGTTCGGCCTTCGAGAGGGACTCGTGGACCGTAACGTCGATGGGGAGTTCCTCGGCGCGTTCATCGTAGATTTCGGCGACCGTCTCGTGTTCGTCGGCCATCTCGTCGTCGTTGAGAATGACGGTCACATCGATGTCGTCGTCGCCCCGGTTCAGATACTTGAATCGGTTCTCGTAGGCTTCGGGGACGGCTTTGAACACGTCGATGGGCACGCCGTCGGCGAGCCATCCGTTGACTCTCCCCTCGTGGAGGACCGGGTCGCGTCTGTCGACGGATTTGACCGGGCCGGGTCCTTTTCGGGTCATGCCGGCGGCCGCCTTCGATGTAGTGGCCTCCGGGCGTCGCGCGTCCGGGTCGCCCGCGCGATAGAAGTCGTCTATCGACTTGTTCAGCAGTTCGTCCTTCTCCAAGTCAGTCGATTCGGGGAGGTAGACGAGGCTGAGATTGTTGAGAAGGTACGGAAGCGACGTGACGTTGTCCGCGCGCGGTTCGACGTGCATCGCGAGGTGCCACTCCGGCAACTCGTCGTCGATGCGCTCGTAGGGTGCGTCGAGGTACGTCGCGAGTTGTTCGGCGGGAGTGGACTCGTAGGTCGCTTCGGCGTCGATTTCCACTGCGTCCAGTAGCGATAGTTCCGCGAGGTCCCAGCTGTACTCGCCTGCGTTCCGGACGAGGCAGTCGAGGAAGAACACGCGCCGGAGCAGGTCGGCAACCTCGTGCTGGAAGCCGGGAAGCGGGGTGAACCGGTACTCGACGTCGGCCTCGGGTGCGCGAAGCACGGGCGAGCGCCGGTCCTCGACGGTCATCTCGGCCTGTAGGTAGTAGGCGAGCGGGGCCGCGACGAAGGCGTACTCGAAGTCGTCGGGGACGGCAAACTCGATGCCCGCGTCGAATCGCTCCGCTCGAACCGGGTCCGGAATCTCGGTCTCCCCGCCGAGTTCGACGCGGGGCGGATGTCCCCGAAGCGTCGGGTACGACCGGTCGGGCCCCGCGACCTTGTGCGACGACGAGAGGTACGTGACTGCGGTCGCCAAGCCGTCGGGCGTCGGCGGCACCGTCACCGTGTCGACCGGTTCCTCGTGGTGGCTCCGAAAGCCGAAGGTGACGAGCGTCGGGTCCGGGAACGAGACGTGAAGTTCGTTGTAGTCGTCGGTCTTCGACACCGTGGCGGCCCCCGAGAAGCGCAGGTAGGTCTTGACGTTGAGATTGATATTGAACAGATACTCGCCGTGCGAGAGGTCGAGGGGGTCGGCGTCGCCGCCGTGCTTGTATTCCCCGCCAGAGTCGAGACTGACGACCTTCACGAGCGCCGCGGGGAGTTTCAGTTCCGAGACGTACCCCGATACCGTCTCGTCGAGGGGACGGTCCACGTCGTAGCCTCCACTCGCGGTGTCCCAGTCTCTCGCCTCGATACACACCTCCGTCTTCGTACGGTCGAACACCCGCAACCCAGAACTCGTCTCCTCCCACTCGATCATGTCGGCGTTGTACAACGTGTCTCACCGGGACTTTATATTTTTGTCGCCCGGTAGTGCCCCCGCGAAAGGTAAGCTTATACTCCGGGATGCACCGATTTTTTGTATGGAGTACGACCGCGTCCGCGACGTCGACCGCGAGGTAGCAGACGCTCTGGAAGCCGAAGTAGAGCGCCAGCGCGACACCTTGGAGATGATCGCCAGCGAGAATCACGTCAGCGAGGCCGTGATGGAGGCCCAAGGGAGCGTCTTCACCAACAAGTACGCCGAGGGCTACCCCGGTTCGCGGTACTACGGCGGGTGCGAACACGTCGACACCGTCGAGGAGTTGGCCATCGAGCGCGCGAAGGAGCTGTGGGGTGCCGAACACGTCAACGTCCAGCCCCACTCGGGCACGCAGGCGAACATGGCGGTCTACTTCGCCATGCTCGAACCCGGCGACAAGATTCTCTCGCTCGACCTGACCCACGGCGGCCACCTCAGCCACGGCCACCACGCCAACTTCACCGGGCAACTGTACGAGGTCGAACAGTACGAAGTGGACCCCGAGACCGGCTACCTCGACTACGAGGCCCTGCGCGACCACGCAGAGGAGTTCGACCCCGACATCGTCGTCTCGGGTTACTCGGCCTACCCCCGAGAGGTCGAGTGGGAGACGATTCAGGAGGCCGCCGACGCGGTGGACGCCTACCACCTCGCGGACATGGCTCACATCACGGGGCTGGTCGCGGCGGGCGAACACCCCTCTCCGGTCGGCGTTGCCGACTTCGTGACCGGGTCGACCCACAAGACCATCCGCGCGGGCCGAGGCGGGATGGTCCTCTGCGACGAGGAGTACGCCGACGACGTGGACTCCGCGGTGATTCCGGGGATGCAGGGCGGGCCGCTGATGCACAACATCGCGGGCAAAGCGGTCGGCTTCGAGGAGGCGCTTCAGCCGGAATTCGAGGAGTACGCGTCCCAGACCGTCGAAAACGCCAAGGCGCTCGGCGAGAGCCTGCAGGACCACGGCTTCGGACTGGTCTCGGGCGGCACCGACACCCACCTCGTGCTGGTCGACCTCCGGGAGTCCCACGAGGACGTGACCGGCAAAGACGCCGAGGAGGCGCTCGAAGACGTCGGAATCGTGCTGAACGCCAACACGGTGCCGGGCGAAACCCGCTCGCCGTTCGTCACGTCGGGCATCCGGGCCGGGACGCCCGCCCTGACGACGCGGGGATTCGACGAGGAGGACTGCCGGTACGTCGGCGACCTCATCGCACGCGTGGTAAACAACGTGGACGACGAGGACGTGAAGGCCGAAGTCGCCGAGGAGGTTCAGGAACTCTGCGACGCCAACGCGCTGTACGAGTAGGGCGAGCTTCGCCCTCGCGGTAACGGAGAATTAACTCCGGTATGCTCTCTTTTCTTATCACGCATCCGGTTAATACTACGCTATCGAAGCGCAGCGGACGGCTCCGTCGGTCGGCGTTTGATGCAAGTACGTGTATCAAATAGACAGTCGAGGACAGAAAATACGCACGAACCCGAGGGTTGAAGGCGCTCGACGTTCCACCTTCGGGTAATGACAGAGGTAATCGACGGCGACGCCGTCGCCGAGCGAATCCGCGCCGACCTCCGAGACGGCATCGAGACGCTGGCCGACGAGGGCGTCGAAGTCGGACTCGCGACCGTACTGATGAGCGACGACCCCGCGAGCGAGACCTACGTCTCGATGAAACAGCGCGACTGCGAGGAGGTCGGCATCGAGGGCATCCACGTCGAGTTGGACCCCGAGGCCCCCGAGGAGGAACTGCTCGAAACGGTCGCGGACCTCAACGACGACCCCGAGGTCCACGGCATCCTCGTCCAGATGCCAGTCCCGGACCACGTCGACGAGCGGCGAGTCCTCCGGGCTATCGACCCCGAGAAGGACGTGGACGGCTTTCACCCCGAGAACGTCGGCCGACTCGTCGCGGGCCACCCCCGATATCGGCCCTGCACGCCTCACGGCGTCCAGAAACTACTGGAGTCGGCGGGCGTCGAGACCGAGGGCGCGGACGTGACCGTCGTCGGGCGGTCGAACATCGTCGGCAAGCCGCTGGCCAACCTGCTCGTCCAGAAGGCCCGAGACGGCAACGCGACCGTGACGGTGTGTCACTCTCGAACCGACGACCTCGCCGCGAAGACCCGGCAGGCGGACGTCGTCGTCGCGGCCTGCGGCGTCCCCGAACTCGTCGACGGGTCGATGCTCTCGGAGGGGACGACGGTCGTCGACGTGGGGGTCAACCGCGTGGACGCCGACAACGAGAAGGGCTACGAACTCGTCGGCGACGTGGACTTCGAGAGCGCCAAGGAGAAGGCCAGCGCCATCACGCCGGTCCCCGGCGGCGTCGGCCCGATGACTCGGGCGATGCTGCTCTACAACGCGGTCAAGGCCGCGGGACGGCAGGAGGGCGTGGCCGTGGACCTGCCCTGAGTTCGCCCCGATACCGTCTCTCCGCTCGGTCGGCCGAACGCCTCACCGCGGTCTCGTATTTTGTGAAACGATGCCAACCTTGTGGCTTGTTGGTTAGACCCATATTTTTACCGGTCGGCGAGAAAGCGGAGCGTATGGCTTCCGAACCGCATCCGCAGGTACAGGCGCTACTCGACCGACTCGAACAGTTGGGCGCGCCCGACCTCTCGACGCTCGACCCCGAGGAGGCCCGGGCGATGTTCGAGAAACTCCGGGCGGGCGAGTCGTCCGAGGAAGTCGGCGACGTGACCGACCGAACGATACCCGGTCCCGGCGGCGACCTGCCGATTCGGGTTTACCGCCCCGACGTCGAGGGTCCGCACCCGGTTCTCGTCTACTTCCACGGCGGCGGATGGGTCGTCGGGAGCGTCGACAGTCACGACTCGGTCTGTCGCCACCTGACCAACGCCGCGGACTGCGCGGTGGTCTCGGTGGACTACCGACTCGCGCCTGAACACCCCTTCCCGGAGCCGACCGAGGACGCCGTGGCCGCGGTCGAGTGGGTCGCGGAGAACGGCGACGAAATCGGCGTCGACGCCGACCGACTCGCAGTCGGCGGCGACAGCGCGGGCGGCAACCTCGCGGCCGTCGCGGCGCTCGTGGCCCGGGACCGCGGCGGTCCCGACGTCGACCGGCAGGTGCTGATATACCCGGCGACCAGCGCCCGCGACGACTGGCCCTCGGTCGCGGAGAACGACGAGGGCTACCTGCTCACCCGGTCGGAGATGGCGTGGTTCGGCGACCAGTTCTTCGAGAGCGACCTCGACGCGCGCAACCCCTACGCCTTCCCGCTACAGGCGTGCGACCACGCCGGTCTCCCGCCGGCCACGGTCGTCACCGCGGGGTTCGACCCCCTGCGCGACGAAGGTCGGGCGTACGCCAAGGCGCTCGCAGACGCGGGCGTGGACGTGACTCACCGGAACTACGAGGGGATGATTCACGGCTTCGTGAACATGCTCGAGGCCCCGGCGGACCTCGACCGCGCTCACGAGGCCATCGAGGCCATCGGCGAGGACCTGCGCGAGTCGTTCGAGTAGCGAGTCGGTCGCGCGAGCGCTCAGGCCAGTCGGCCGAACCGGTCGCGCGCGCTGGCGAGGGCGTCGTCGTCGCTCTCGCGCAGGAACCGACTCACGTCGCGGGCCGCCGCCACGAGCAGTTCCGCGGTGTCGGCGTCCACGTCGCCCTCCAGTGCCTGCACGCGCTTGACGTGATCGCCGAGGGTTTCGAGCGCGTCCCGGCCCTGCTCGCGGTCTCCCTCCGTCTCCTCCGAGTCGCGTTCGTCCGAGTCGCGCTCGTCCGCCCAGTCGGCCATCTCGCGCCGGTACTCCGCCACCGCGTCGGCGTAGGCCAACCCTCGAATGGGGTGCATCGACGCGGGCACCTCGTCGGGCGCGGGTCGCGAGTCGGTCTCCGGGTCGGTCTCGGGGTCGGCGTCCGCGCCCCGGAGGAGCGCGAGGAAGTACCACTCCTCGTCGTCGCTCAGGTCGAGGCCGCGACCCACCACGTCGGCGGCGTGGCGGAGTTCTTGGGCGGCGAGGTAGGTGTCGTCCAGCGGTCGGAGGTCGCCGCCGCGGACGAACCCGCGCTTGCGGACGTACTCGCCGGCGAGGTCGCCCGCCCGGTCGGCGACTTCCCTGAGCGGCCGGACGCCGACGTCCTCCCGGACTTCGGTCAGGTCGAACTCGACCGGGGTGTCGGTGTGGAGACTGCGCTCCTCGTCGACGCCGACGCTCCGGAGACTCCCGCAGTCCGGGCACTCGACGCTCCCCGTCTCGTAGTAGGACCACCGCGCGCCGCAGTCCTTGCACTCGCGCTGGCCGCGAACTTTCATGCAAACGACTTGGTCGCGGCGACACAAAATACGGTCGCTCTCGGACCTCTCGCCGTCGCGTCCACCCCCTCGGTTGGGATACCCTAAACCGGCGCGTTCGACGGTATTCGAGAATACCGGGCGTGTCGGCGTCGATACGTCGAGAGTTCGCGGAAATACCTCAAAACTTATACCATATACGGGCGACAGACGAGCCATGGAAGCGGGCGACCAACCCCGACCTCTCGAGTTCCGAGTCCCGGTCTCGGAGGACTTCTGGCGGGAGTACGGCGTCCACCTTAGCGTCCTGCTCCTGTCGCTGTCCGCGACGGCGGTGGTGGTCGCGCGCGAACCAGGCGACGGAATCGTGGTCGGACTGGTGGTCGTCGGTCTCTCGCTCGGGGCGGTGTTGGCGGGACTGGTCATGTACAACGTCGTCGTGGCCGCGCTCATCGCCGCCGAGCGGTGAGTCGGTCGTCCGACCCTGAGTTTTAAGCGGTCGCTCCCGCTATGGACTGATGCTATGTCGAGTCACGGCCTCTCCGAGGCACCCGAGGATAGAGTAAGTCGCCAGTCGGCGGCTGGTCGAGAAATTCGCCGCCGAACGTGACCACCCTTCTGACTCCGGCCTTCCGGTCGCCGTAACCGTCGCGGGCGAGACCCACGAACTGAGCAGAGCCGAGGCCGACCAGTTACGCGCGGCGCTCGGCGAGGCGCTGACCGAGCGCCGGGAGTTCGTACGCACGGTCGGGACCCACCGCGAGGACGGCAGTTACGTCGTGGAGCGACGGCAGGCCGAGTCGGCGGGCCACCGCAAGGTGTTCGAGAGTTTCGCCGCGCTCCGGCGACTCTACGACGACCTGCCCGCGGAGTTCACCGCCGCCGACGTCGAGCGGTCGGGGCTGACCGGCGGGCGCAGGCACGTGCTGGTCCACCACTTCGCGGAGCATCCCGCGTTCGAGTGCGGACTGTCGAAGCGCCAGCCCCTCACGGCGAGCAAGAACGACGACGCCGGTTCGAGCGCCGGGGGTGAAACCGGACACTGATACCGCCGGGCGAACGCTTTTCGGCCGGGCGGCCCTCGACCCGGACATGCAACCGCGACCTTCCACGTTCTCCATCGTCGCGCGCGACCCCGAGACCGAAGCGGTCGGCGTGGCGGTCCAGTCGAAGTTCGTCAGCGTCGGCTCCGTGGTCCCGTTCGCCAGCGCCGACGCCGGAGCCATCGCCACCCAGAGCTTCGCCAACGTCGCCTACGGCCCGGACGGTCTCGACCTCCTGCGCGAGGGGAAGTCGGCCGAGGAGGTCGTCGAGGAACTGACCGACGACGACCCCGAGGCGGCCCAGCGACAGGTCGGCGTCGTCGGCCGGGACGGTTCCGTCGCGGCGTTCACGGGCGAGGAGTGCTTCGAGTTCGCGGGCGACCGGCAGGGTGAGAACTACACCGTGCAGGGCAACATCCTCGAGAACGAGGCGACCCTCGACGCGATGGAGGACGCCTATCGGGACACGGAGGGCGGCCTCCCGGAGCGACTCGTCGCCGCGCTCCACGCGGGTAACGAGGCGGGCGGCGACAAGCGCGGCGAACAGAGCGCGGCGCTCTACGTCGTCAAGCCCGAGGGCGGCTACGACGGCAAGAACGACCGCTGGATAGACGTACGCGTGGACGACCACGAGGCACCCATCGACGAACTCGAACGCGTGTTCAAACTCTACGACGTGACCCTGCTGGAACGCGAGGAACCCGACGACGTGCGGAAGCTATCCGGCGAGACCGCCAGCGCGGTCACCGCGACGCTCGCGGACCTCGGGTTCTACGACGACGAACCGACCGAGACGTTCGGCGAGACCGAGCGAGACGCCCTCGAAGCGTTCCGCGGGATGAACAACTTCGAGAACCACGACCTCGGGGTCGTCGAGGACGCGCTCGCCCGCGGGTGGGCCGACGCCGAGGGAACGGGCGAGGACCGCATGGTGGACGCCCTCTGGCACGGCCTGTCGCGCTTGGACCGGAAGTAATCGCCCGTCGGTCGGGGACTCTCCGGACGACGCCGTTCCACGGTCTACGAACGCAGGACAACCCGAACGTCGTTCCCGCCGAACTCATTACGCACGAAACCCAACGCACGCTACATGAGAGACGAGGAGGAAATCCGCGAGCAGTACGAGTTCCTGAAGGAGCACCTCGAAGACGAGGACATGCGCCACGAGGGAGTCAGACAAATGTTCACGTACTACAAGCGGGCGCTCGGGTGGGTTCTGGAGGAGGAACACATTTAGCCCGTCTAACAAATTTAAAAATTTCGCCTCCACGGTTCTGAAACTGGTGTTTCAGCCGGGTACCGGTACAGCGTTCCGGCGGCGTTAGGTTTAAGTTGTTACGGCGTTTTGGTTCAGGTGACGCTTCGCTTGGAGGGCCGAAGCGTCAGCGGGGACCAATTCAGGGCGGCAAGCGGTTCGCGGGGCTTTTTCACCCCCGCGTGTTCCGCTTTCCTTTCCATATTCGCTTTCGAGTGTTTACGAGTTCGAGAGCAGTGGCCGTATCCATTTCCAGTGATTCGATACTCGACAGGCGCCGCTCTCGTTCGAGAGATGCTCCCCGCACGCAGAATCGCCGAGGAGCGTCGCGCGTCGGGACCTACTCGATTTCGAACGAGTCGTCCGCGCCGCTCTCCGACCCGCCGTCCTCGTCCCACTCCAGTTCGAACTCGACGCTGAGTTCGCCCGGCCCGCCGCCGCCGGGCGTCTCGCGTTCGGCTTTCACCTCGAAGGTCGGTTGCGCGGGCGGCGAGAGCGTCACCGACTGGTCGCCCGCCGACAGCGTGAGGTCCTCGCCCGACTCCAATTTTTCGGCGACGGTCCGGAAGTAGGCGGCCACGTCGCTCTGACTCATGCGTCGCTCGGTTTTGAACAGCACTTCTTCTGGCATGGAGACACGTACGGGGTCGGCGCGGATAAGTTCGCTGTCGAGCGTACCGGTCCGATTTCCGCGGACTCGGGGCCCGACGCCGACGTACCGGGACGGTTACACGCCGAGAGTCGGCCACGAAGGGCCGTTATCTTCATTTTCGTCGGCGTCCTAGCTGGTACGTTACTCATGCACGACCTGACAGGTTTCCAGCGCGACTTGCTGTACGTCATCGCGGGGCTAGACGAACCGCACGGACTCGCTATCAAGGACGAACTGGAGAACTACTACGAGAAGGAGATTCACCACGGCCGACTCTACCCGAACCTCGATACGCTCGTGGACAAGGGGTTAGTCGAGAAGGGCCAGCGCGACCGACGGACCAACTTCTACACGCTGACCCGCCGAGGCGACCGAGAAATCGAGGCCCGCCGCGAGTGGGAGTCCCAGTACATCGAACTGAGCGTCGAAGCCTGACACCGCTCGCAGGCCGTGAACGCCGCGGTCGGTCCGCCCGCCAGCACCGCCGTAAGCCCCGCCATTTGTCACTCCTTCGACGCGCTTCTGTCTCTCTGCTCGCGCGGTCCGTTCTCGGCCGCGCCGGACTTCAGCGGTCGGTCCGTCCCGGCGGCGTCTCG
Encoded proteins:
- the glyA gene encoding serine hydroxymethyltransferase; amino-acid sequence: MEYDRVRDVDREVADALEAEVERQRDTLEMIASENHVSEAVMEAQGSVFTNKYAEGYPGSRYYGGCEHVDTVEELAIERAKELWGAEHVNVQPHSGTQANMAVYFAMLEPGDKILSLDLTHGGHLSHGHHANFTGQLYEVEQYEVDPETGYLDYEALRDHAEEFDPDIVVSGYSAYPREVEWETIQEAADAVDAYHLADMAHITGLVAAGEHPSPVGVADFVTGSTHKTIRAGRGGMVLCDEEYADDVDSAVIPGMQGGPLMHNIAGKAVGFEEALQPEFEEYASQTVENAKALGESLQDHGFGLVSGGTDTHLVLVDLRESHEDVTGKDAEEALEDVGIVLNANTVPGETRSPFVTSGIRAGTPALTTRGFDEEDCRYVGDLIARVVNNVDDEDVKAEVAEEVQELCDANALYE
- a CDS encoding bifunctional methylenetetrahydrofolate dehydrogenase/methenyltetrahydrofolate cyclohydrolase, whose translation is MTEVIDGDAVAERIRADLRDGIETLADEGVEVGLATVLMSDDPASETYVSMKQRDCEEVGIEGIHVELDPEAPEEELLETVADLNDDPEVHGILVQMPVPDHVDERRVLRAIDPEKDVDGFHPENVGRLVAGHPRYRPCTPHGVQKLLESAGVETEGADVTVVGRSNIVGKPLANLLVQKARDGNATVTVCHSRTDDLAAKTRQADVVVAACGVPELVDGSMLSEGTTVVDVGVNRVDADNEKGYELVGDVDFESAKEKASAITPVPGGVGPMTRAMLLYNAVKAAGRQEGVAVDLP
- a CDS encoding alpha/beta hydrolase — its product is MASEPHPQVQALLDRLEQLGAPDLSTLDPEEARAMFEKLRAGESSEEVGDVTDRTIPGPGGDLPIRVYRPDVEGPHPVLVYFHGGGWVVGSVDSHDSVCRHLTNAADCAVVSVDYRLAPEHPFPEPTEDAVAAVEWVAENGDEIGVDADRLAVGGDSAGGNLAAVAALVARDRGGPDVDRQVLIYPATSARDDWPSVAENDEGYLLTRSEMAWFGDQFFESDLDARNPYAFPLQACDHAGLPPATVVTAGFDPLRDEGRAYAKALADAGVDVTHRNYEGMIHGFVNMLEAPADLDRAHEAIEAIGEDLRESFE
- a CDS encoding DUF7117 family protein, which produces MKVRGQRECKDCGARWSYYETGSVECPDCGSLRSVGVDEERSLHTDTPVEFDLTEVREDVGVRPLREVADRAGDLAGEYVRKRGFVRGGDLRPLDDTYLAAQELRHAADVVGRGLDLSDDEEWYFLALLRGADADPETDPETDSRPAPDEVPASMHPIRGLAYADAVAEYRREMADWADERDSDERDSEETEGDREQGRDALETLGDHVKRVQALEGDVDADTAELLVAAARDVSRFLRESDDDALASARDRFGRLA
- a CDS encoding DUF7528 family protein, which gives rise to MSRAEADQLRAALGEALTERREFVRTVGTHREDGSYVVERRQAESAGHRKVFESFAALRRLYDDLPAEFTAADVERSGLTGGRRHVLVHHFAEHPAFECGLSKRQPLTASKNDDAGSSAGGETGH
- a CDS encoding DUF1028 domain-containing protein; translated protein: MQPRPSTFSIVARDPETEAVGVAVQSKFVSVGSVVPFASADAGAIATQSFANVAYGPDGLDLLREGKSAEEVVEELTDDDPEAAQRQVGVVGRDGSVAAFTGEECFEFAGDRQGENYTVQGNILENEATLDAMEDAYRDTEGGLPERLVAALHAGNEAGGDKRGEQSAALYVVKPEGGYDGKNDRWIDVRVDDHEAPIDELERVFKLYDVTLLEREEPDDVRKLSGETASAVTATLADLGFYDDEPTETFGETERDALEAFRGMNNFENHDLGVVEDALARGWADAEGTGEDRMVDALWHGLSRLDRK
- a CDS encoding amphi-Trp domain-containing protein; protein product: MPEEVLFKTERRMSQSDVAAYFRTVAEKLESGEDLTLSAGDQSVTLSPPAQPTFEVKAERETPGGGGPGELSVEFELEWDEDGGSESGADDSFEIE
- a CDS encoding PadR family transcriptional regulator, with protein sequence MHDLTGFQRDLLYVIAGLDEPHGLAIKDELENYYEKEIHHGRLYPNLDTLVDKGLVEKGQRDRRTNFYTLTRRGDREIEARREWESQYIELSVEA